TGGAGACAGCGTGGCCATCATTACGCCATTCGTGCAGGTCGGAACTTACCCGACAAGGAATTTCGCTACCTTAGGACCGTTATAGTTACGGCCGCCGTTTACCGGGGCTTCGATCAAGAGCTTCGACTTACGTCTAACCCCATCAATTAACCTTCCGGCACCGGGCAGGCGTCACACCGTATACGTCATCTTACGATTTTGCACAGTGCTGTGTTTTTAATAAACAGTTGCAGCCACCTGGTATCTGCGACTCTCAATAGCTCCATCCGCAAGGGACTTCACCGTCAAGAGCGTACCTTCTCCCGAAGTTACGGTACCATTTTGCCTAGTTCCTTCACCCGAGTTCTCTCAAGCGCCTTGGTATTCTCTACCCGACCACCTGTGTCGGTTTGGGGTACGATTCCTTACAATCTGAAGCTTAGAGGCTTTTCCTGGAAGCATGGCATCAATGACTTCACTGCCGTAGCAGCTCGACATCGTGTCTCAGCCTTAAAGAGAGCCGGATTTACCTAACTCTCAAGCCTACGCACTTGAACCTGGACAACCGTCGCCAGGCCCACCTAGCCTTCTCCGTCCCCCCATCGCAATTGTAAGAAGTACGGGAATATTAACCCGTTTCCCATCGACTACGCCTTTCGGCCTCGCCTTAGGGGTCGACTTACCCTGCCCCGATTAACGTTGGACAGGAACCCTTGGTCTTCCGGCGTGGAGGTTTTTCACCCCCATTATCGTTACTCATGTCAGCATTCGCACTTCTGATACCTCCAGCAGACTTTACAATCCACCTTCAACGGCTTACAGAACGCTCCCCTACCCAATACATAAAATGCATTGCCGCAGCTTCGGTTTACAGCTTAGCCCCGTTACATCTTCCGCGCAGGCCGACTCGACTAGTGAGCTATTACGCTTTCTTTAAATGATGGCTGCTTCTAAGCCAACATCCTAGCTGTCTAAGCCTTCCCACATCGTTTCCCACTTAGCTGTAATTTGGGACCTTAGCTGGCGGTCTGGGTTGTTTCCCTCTCCACGACGGACGTTAGCACCCGCCGTGTGTCTCCCGGATAGTACTTACTGGTATTCGGAGTTTGCAAAGGGTTGGTAAGTCGGGATGACCCCCTAGCCTTAACAGTGCTCTACCCCCAGTAGTATTCGTCCGAGGCTCTACCTAAATAGATTTCGGGGAGAACCAGCTATCTCCAGGTTTGATTGGCCTTTCACCCCTAGCCACAAGTCATCCGCTAATTTTTCAACATTAGTCGGTTCGGTCCTCCAGTTGATGTTACTCAACCTTCAACCTGCCCATGGCTAGATCACCTGGTTTCGGGTCTATATCCAGCAACTTGACGCCCAGTTAAGACTCGATTTCTCTACGGCTCCCCTAGATGGTTAACCTTGCTACTGAATATAAGTCGCTGACCCATTATACAAAAGGTACGCAGTCACACCACGAAGGTGCTCCTACTGCTTGTACGTACACGGTTTCAGGTTCTATTTCACTCCCCTCACAGGGGTTCTTTTCGCCTTTCCCTCACGGTACTGGTTCACTATCGGTCAGTCAGTAGTATTTAGCCTTGGAGGATGGTCCCCCCATATTCAGACAGGATATCACGTGTCCCGCCCTACTCGATTTCACCTAAAATGCGCTGTCGGTTACGGGGCTATCACCCTGTATCGCAGACCTTTCCAGAACTTTCACCTGACGCATTATAGACTTAAGGGCTAGTCCAATTTCGCTCGCCGCTACTTTCGGAATCTCGGTTGATTTCTTTTCCTCGGGGTACTTAGATGTTTCAGTTCCCCCGGTTCGCCTCATTACCCTATGTATTCAGATAATGATAACTGCTTATGCAGTTGGGTTTTCCCATTCGGAAATCCCAGACTCAAATGACTTTTACTGTCTAATCTGGGCTTATCGCAAGTTAATACGTCCTTCATCGCCTCTGACTGCCAAGGCATCCACCGTGTACGCTTAGTCACTTAACCATACAACCCCAAAGGGTCTTTGTTAAACAACCAAAGTTGTCTGCCATTATTTAAACATGATGCAGACTCGATTTTGCCGGACTCAAATATTAAACATCACAAGGATGTTTCCAAGAACACTTGAATGTGTGTTGGTACCTAATTCAAAGAATTAGGATTTGAGAACTTTTATTGAATAACAACGCATCTCAAAGAGATGGGGATTGTTGTTATTCGTCAGCTTTCCAAATTGTTAAAGAGCTAGATTCATTTAAGAACCATTTTTAAGAACACTTAAGCAAGTATGCTTAAAGATGGTGGAGCTAAGCAGGATCGAACTGCTGACCTCCTGCGTGCAAGGCAGGCGCTCTCCCAGCTGAGCTATAGCCCCATCAAGGTGTCGATACTGTTGCCAATCTCCTGGGAGGAAGATTGGTGGGTCTGAGTGGACTTGAACCACCGACCTCTCGCTTATCAGGCGAACGCTCTAACCACCTGAGCTACAGACCCAGTATCGTCTCTTAAACTACATAAACCATCAATCTGTGTGGACACTCATCGTGAGTAATCATCGTATAAGGAGGTGATCCAGCGCCAGGTTCCCCTAGCGCTACCTTGTTACGACTTCACCCCAGTCATGAACCACAAAGTGGTGAGCGTCCCCCCGAAGGTTAAACTACCCACTTCTTTTGCAGCCCACTCCCATGGTGTGACGGGCGGTGTGTACAAGGCCCGGGAACGTATTCACCGTAGCATTCTGATCTACGATTACTAGCGATTCCGACTTCATGGAGTCGAGTTGCAGACTCCAATCCGGACTACGACGCACTTTTTGGGATTCGCTCACTTTCGCAAGTTGGCCGCCCTCTGTATGCGCCATTGTAGCACGTGTGTAGCCCTACTCGTAAGGGCCATGATGACTTGACGTCGTCCCCACCTTCCTCCGGTTTATCACCGGCAGTCTCCCTGGAGTTCCCACCCGAAGTGCTGGCAAACAAGGATAAGGGTTGCGCTCGTTGCGGGACTTAACCCAACATTTCACAACACGAGCTGACGACAGCCATGCAGCACCTGTCTCAGAGTTCCCGAAGGCACCAAAGCATCTCTGCTAAGTTCTCTGGATGTCAAGAGTAGGTAAGGTTCTTCGCGTTGCATCGAATTAAACCACATGCTCCACCGCTTGTGCGGGCCCCCGTCAATTCATTTGAGTTTTAATCTTGCGACCGTACTCCCCAGGCGGTCTACTTAACGCGTTAGCTCCGAAAGCCACGGCTCAAGGCCACAACCTCCAAGTAGACATCGTTTACGGCGTGGACTACCAGGGTATCTAATCCTGTTTGCTCCCCACGCTTTCGCATCTGAGTGTCAGTATCTGTCCAGGGGGCCGCCTTCGCCACCGGTATTCCTTCAGATCTCTACGCATTTCACCGCTACACCTGAAATTCTACCCCCCTCTACAGTACTCTAGTCTGCCAGTTTCAAATGCTATTCCGAGGTTGAGCCCCGGGCTTTCACATCTGACTTAACAAACCACCTGCATGCGCTTTACGCCCAGTAATTCCGATTAACGCTCGCACCCTCCGTATTACCGCGGCTGCTGGCACGGAGTTAGCCGGTGCTTCTTCTGCAGCTAACGTCAAATGAATGCGCTATTAACACATCCACCTTCCTCACTGCTGAAAGTACTTTACAACCCGAAGGCCTTCTTCATACACGCGGCATGGCTGCATCAGGCTTGCGCCCATTGTGCAATATTCCCCACTGCTGCCTCCCGTAGGAGTCTGGACCGTGTCTCAGTTCCAGTGTGGCTGATCATCCTCTCAGACCAGCTAGGGATCGTCGCCTTGGTGAGCCATTACCTCACCAACTAGCTAATCCCACCTGGGCATATCCTGACGCGAGAGGCCCGAAGGTCCCCCTCTTTGAGCCGAAGCTATTATGCGGTATTAGCCATCGTTTCCAATGGTTATCCCCCACATCAGGGCAATTTCCCAGGCATTACTCACCCGTCCGCCGCTCGACGCCGTTATCGTTCCCCGAAGGTTCAGATAACTCGTTTCCGCTCGACTTGCATGTGTTAGGCCTGCCGCCAGCGTTCAATCTGAGCCATGATCAAACTCTTCAATTTAAGATTTTGTCGGCTCAATGAATACTGAACATTACATAAAGTAATGTTTGAATTGACTGTGCTGAATCCGAAGATTCAATGGTCACTTCGTATCATTGAAACCTAAATTGATACCGAAGTATCGAATTGGATTATCATCAACGAGTGCCCACACAGATTGATAGGTTTATATTGTTAAAGAGCTTTCGTTTTAAGTCTTACTCAAAACGGACGGCCATTTTAGCGAGATAAAGTTTAGTGTCAACCACTTTTTTCAAACTTTATTCAAGCGTTTCCACTTGGCTAATTGACCTTGCTAACTGGCCTAACATTTCTGTTGAAGCGTTGCCGTGTCAGCGAGGGGGCATTATAGAGATAGAGATTATCTTGGCAACTCTTTTTCTCGATTTTTCTGTATTTTTTTACCTTTCGGTGAAACCTTAACCTCTAATGACCAAATTTCACCTTTATATTCACAAATTACTAAATTTTTGAGCAAATAATGTAACTTTTTCCCAGTTGGTGTATTCAACTTCCTTGCTGGTATCCGTCTCTCCTCCAGTCATATTCATAATGAACTTAATCATCATTTTATCGAACCAGTTATAACGAGGGTAATAGAGCGCACCGGCAAACACACCAATTAACTCCGGCTTCCAAGGAGACTTGATCAAGAATTTGCGAATATATGCGCTACCTTCAGGAGTATCTTTCCCTTGGTCTTCCTTCCTCGCAGTCAAATTAACGCAAAAGAAAGCAACCTTACTCGACTCTAACTCTTGCCTATATTGCTCTATAAACTGATAAAGCCGCTTATTTAAATGACCATATCGGATTGATGCGCCAATCAAAACCTTGTCATACAATTCAAAATTAATGTTTTCAGCACTGTGTAAATCCAGCGTTTCCACATCAAATTGTGAAAGCTCTTGCTCTATATAACGAAGGATCTTTTTGGTTTGCCCTTCACGGGAAGAATAAAGAAATAGTGCTTTGGTCACATAAGCTCCTTAACTGCGCCAAAATGTTGGAGTGAGTAGAATCAGTAAAGTGAATATCTCAAGACGCCCAAACAGCATAGAGACAATTAATACCCATTTGGCTTTATCGTTAACATCACCGAAATGCAATGCCACTTCTCCTAAACCTGGGCCAAGGTTATTGAGCGTAGCTGCCACTGCAGAAAAGGCACTTAACTCATCCATACCTGTCGCGATTAGTCCCAGCATGCATACCACAAACACCAAAGCGTAAGCAGAAAAGAACCCCCATACAGCATCGACTACACGTTGAGAGAGTGCAGTTCCACCTACTTTGATCGTGTAAACCGCTCTTGGATGTACCAAACGTTTTAGCTCGCGCGCACCTTGCAAAGTGAGTAATAAAATACGAATAACTTTCATCCCTCCCCCCGTTGAACCGGCACAGCCTCCGATAAAGGAAGAAAATAGCAAAAGTACGGGTAAGAAAAGCGGCCACTCGGAGAACCCTGTGGTCGTAAAACCAGCCGTAGTAGAAATTGAAACGGTCTGAAATAACGCCTGATCAAAAGCATCATAGACAGAGTTATAAGAGTGATGATTAAGCAGAATCAGAAAGCACACTACAAATAACAGTGCCTGAATGAAGATAAAAGCTCGGAACTCTGGATCTTTCCAATAGTATTTAGGATGAACACCACCGGATGCAAACGCAGCAAAGTGCAAAGAATAGTTACACGCAGAAATGAGTAAGAACACCACGGTAATCATGTTAATCGCGTAGCTATCAAAGTAGCCCATGCTGGCGTCATGCGTAGAAAAACCACCAATTGCGATAGTGGAAAAACTATGACCTATCGCGTCAAACGGCGTCATGCCCGCTAACCAGAATGCCAAGGCACACGCAATCGTTAAGCTCAAATAGATGTACCACAGCGCTTTTGCGGTTTCAGCAATCCTAGGCGTCATCTTACTGTCTTTGACTGGACCTGGAATCTCCGCGCGGTACAACTGCATGCCACCAATACCTAGTACAGGCAGAATTGCCACAGCAAGTACGATGATCCCCATTCCACCGAACCACTGTAGAAACTGACGATAAAACAATAGTGCCTTGGGAAGCTCATCAAGACCAACAATCACCGTTGCTCCTGTAGTCGTCAGCGCAGAAAAAGATTCAAAAAAAGCGTCTGTCACTGACACATTAGGATTATCAGAAAGCAAGAAAGGAATCGAACCCGCACTACCAATAACCGTCCAAAACAATACAACAATCAGAAAACCGTCTCTGGCTTTGAGTTCATGTTTATGACGGCGATTTGGCCACCAGCAGATAGCGCCACAGATGAGCAGAACAAAGAAAGTCGTAACAAAAGGCACACCTGCACCGTCACGATAAATCAACGCGACCAGCGCAGGCGCTAGCATTGAGACACTAAAAAGAGCGAGCAATAGCCCGACAATACGAATTATTGAACGAAACTGCATGAACTGATGATTACTGAAGCTGAGCTTCCGACTTCCTGATTATCTTTATTTTCCGTCTAAAGAGGTAACCAAAGCCTTGGCTCCACTTTTGTTGATTATGGTTTGGGTAAAGTCACTTACATAGCGAAGTTCAATTTCCACGACCATCTTTACTTGTTCACTATAGTCAGTCTCCACTTCTTGCGCGCTAAATTGCGGCAGTAAAGCCTGAACAATAGTCATAAAGCCATAGTCTAACTCCACTAATAGCTTTGTGGTTATTTTTTTCTCAATTGTTTGAAGCAACTTGAGTGCCTGCTGAACACCACCACCATACGCTTTGACTAAGCCACCAGTACCAAGTTTTATTCCACCAGAGTATCGAGTCACTACAGCCGAAATCTCACCCACTCCGGAACCTGATAGTTGAGCTAAGATGGGTTTGCCTGCCGTGCCAGAAGGTTCACCATCATCACTAAACCCCCATTTCATTGAATCTTCAGGTCGACCTGCGACAAACCCCCAGCAGTTGTGTCTGGCACCTGAATGTTGTGCTTTAACCTGCTCAACAAACGCCTTGGCAGCTTCGACAGATGGAGTATGCGCTAGCTGGGTAATAAAGACACTTTTCTTAATTTCTTCTTCGAATAGAGCAAGTTGAGCGGGGATAAGATAGGGCAGATCGTTCATGGCATTACGTCACTTTTCATTATCTTACCAGTCTACCATGAAACCCAATTAGCGCGCTTAAAAGATCAGCGGCAGCGCACAATGTTAAACACTTGTTTAAAAAATGTATTGAATTTAATTTTAGCTGAGTCCAAACTAAAACCACTGGTCTAACCAGAATAAAAATAAAGCGACATTTCTATATGCCGACCACAAGCCTGAGGTCGGTGTACGCGCAATCCCAAGATTGTATGTCATGGAGATAGATAATGATTTACCAAGCCGAAACCCTACAGGTAAAGGAATTACACGACGGTATCGCTGAGCTCAGTTTCTGCTCACCCAATTCTGTCAACAAGCTCGACCTCGCCACTCTTGAATCACTCGATAAAGCACTCGATGCTCTGAATGCCCATCAAGGCCTCAAGGGTCTGCTGCTGACATCAGATAAAGACGCTTTTATAGTTGGCGCAGATATCACTGAGTTTTTAAGCCTGTTTGCCAAAGAAGAAGCCGAACTCGATAAGTGGCTGCAGTTTGCTAACAGCATCTTCAATAAACTTGAAGACTTGCCTGTCCCTACACTTTCCGTGCTGAAAGGCCATACTCTTGGCGGTGGATGTGAGTGCGTACTTGCTACCGACATGCGCATTGGTGACAAAACCACCAGCATTGGCTTACCAGAAACTAAACTCGGAATCATGCCTGGCTTTGGCGGCTGTGTACGCCTGCCCCGCGTCATTGGTGCTGACAGTGCAATGGAAATCATCACGCAAGGTAAAGCTTGCCGCGCAGATGAAGCACTGAAAATTGGCTTACTTGATGCTGTGGTTGACAGTGAGTCATTGTATGAATCTGCGCTAGCAACGCTTACCCAAGCGATTAATGAGAAGCTTGATTGGCAGCAGCGCCGCAAACAAAAAACCTCTCCACTTACTCTCAGTAAGTTAGAAGCGATGATGAGCTTCACGATGGCGAAGGGCCTAGTGGCACAAAAAGCAGGTCCGCACTACCCTGCACCGATGAAAGCGGTCATCGCCATTGAAGAAGGTTCACGTTTTGCACGTAATGAAGCCCTAGATATTGAGCGTAAGTACTTCATCAAATTAGCTAAGTCCGAAGAAGCGAAAGCACTGGTTGGTCTTTTCCTTAATGACCAGTACATCAAAGGTATTGCCAAGAAAGCAGCGAAAAACGCTAACAAGCAAACTGAACGCGCAGCGGTGCTCGGTGCAGGCATTATGGGTGGCGGTATTGCTTACCAATCAGCCCTAAAAGGCGTGCCGGTTATGATGAAAGACATCGCTCAGGCATCTTTAGATCTCGGTATGACAGAGGCGTCTAAGCTGCTTAATAAGCGCTTGTCACGCGGCCGTATCGATGGATTTAAGATGGCTGGTATCCTAGCGTCGATTACACCTAGTCTACATTACGCCGGGATTGAAAATTCGGATGTGATTGTTGAAGCTGTGGTAGAAAACCCGAAAGTAAAAGCCGCAGTATTAAGTGAAGTAGAACAGCAGGTCAGCGAAGATACTGTTATCACTTCCAATACTTCAACGATCCCAATCAACTTACTGGCGAAGTCTCTTAAGCGTCCTGAAAATTTCTGTGGTATGCACTTCTTTAATCCAGTCCACAGAATGCCGCTGGTTGAAATCATTCGCGGTGAAAAGACCTCGGATGAAACCATCAATCGTGTTGTTGCTTACGCCGCGAAGATGGGTAAATCACCAATCGTGGTCAATGACTGTCCAGGTTTCTTCGTTAACCGCGTGCTATTCCCATACTTCGGTGGTTTCAGCATGTTGCTTCGTGACGGTGCAGACTTCACCAAAGTCGACAAAGTCATGGAGCGTCAGTTTGGTTGGCCAATGGGCCCAGCTTACCTGCTAGATGTAGTAGGTATTGATACTGCTCACCATGCCCAAGCGGTGATGGCACAAGGCTTCCCTGAACGCATGGGTAAGTCAGATCGCGATGCGATTGATGCTCTGTTCGACGCCAATAAATACGGACAGAAGAATGGCAGCGGTTTCTACAGCTACAGCGTAGATAAGCGCGGTAAACCGAAGAAAGCCTTCACCGACGAAATTCTACCTATCCTGTCGGAAGTCTGTAGCCAAACTCAAGAGTTCGATGACCAAACCATCATTCAACGTATGATGATTCCTATGATCAACGAAGTGGTACTTTGCCTACAAGAAAACATTATTGCCTCTCCACAAGAAGCCGATATGGCATTAGTGTACGGCTTAGGCTTCCCTCCATTCCGCGGCGGGGTGTTCCGTTACTTAGATAGTGTGGGCATTGCTGAATATATCGCGATGGCAGAACAGTACCAAACGCTCGGTGCTATGTATCAGGTTCCACAAATGCTGATTGATATGGCTGCTAAAGGTGAAACCTTCTACGGCACTCAGCAACAAGGTTCTATCTAAGGAGATTCCCACATGGCTTTACAAACAAGAAACGTCGTTATCGTAGATTGTCTACGTACACCTATGGGTCGCTCTAAAGGTGGTGCATTCCGACATACTCGTGCTGAGGACCTATCAGCACACCTAATGAAAGGCATCCTAGCGCGTAACCCTCAGGTTAATCCAAGTGAGATTGAAGATATTTACTGGGGCTGTGTTCAGCAAACCCTAGAGCAAGGCTTCAACGTAGCACGTAATGCAGCCCTACTGGCAGGCCTGCCGATTGAAATTGGCGCGGTGACGGTTAACCGCTTATGTGGTTCCTCGATGCAGGCGCTACATGACGGTACTCGCGCTATCATGACAGGTGACGCTGAGATCTGTCTAATTGGTGGTGTTGAGCACATGGGCCACGTACCGATGAACCATGGGGTAGATTTCCACCCAGGTATGTCTAAACATGTCGCCAAAGCAGCAGGCATGATGGGTCTGACAGCCGAAATGCTGGGTAAGCTGCACGGCATCAGCCGTGAGCAGCAAGACGAATTTGCCGCACGCTCTCATGCTCGCGCTCGCGCTGCTACGTTGGAAGGTCGCTTTAAGAATGAAATCTTACCGACTGAAGGTCATGCAGCGGACGGTACCTTATTCACTCTTGACCATGACGAAGTCATTCGTCCAGAGACTTCTGTAGAAGGCCTGTCTCAGTTACGTCCAGTATTTGACCCTGCAAATGGTACAGTCACAGCAGGTACGTCATCGGCGCTTTCAGACGGCGCGTCTGCAATGCTGATCATGAGTGAAGACAAAGCAAACGAACTCGGTTTAACCATTCGTGCCCGTATCAAAGGTATGGCGATTGCGGGCTGTGATCCTTCTATCATGGGCTATGGCCCAGTACCTGCGACGCAAAAAGCACTAAAACGTGCTGGCCTGTCCATTGAAGATATGGATGTGATTGAGCTTAATGAAGCTTTTGCTGCACAATCTCTACCGTGTGCAAAAGACTTAGGCTTGTTGGAAGTGATGGACGAGAAGGTTAACCTGAATGGCGGTGCAATTGCACTAGGCCATCCGCTAGGCTGTTCTGGCTCACGCATCTCAACCACACTGATCAATCTAATGGAATCGAAAGACGCAAAATACGGTCTCGCGAC
This sequence is a window from Vibrio coralliilyticus. Protein-coding genes within it:
- the fadA gene encoding acetyl-CoA C-acyltransferase FadA; protein product: MALQTRNVVIVDCLRTPMGRSKGGAFRHTRAEDLSAHLMKGILARNPQVNPSEIEDIYWGCVQQTLEQGFNVARNAALLAGLPIEIGAVTVNRLCGSSMQALHDGTRAIMTGDAEICLIGGVEHMGHVPMNHGVDFHPGMSKHVAKAAGMMGLTAEMLGKLHGISREQQDEFAARSHARARAATLEGRFKNEILPTEGHAADGTLFTLDHDEVIRPETSVEGLSQLRPVFDPANGTVTAGTSSALSDGASAMLIMSEDKANELGLTIRARIKGMAIAGCDPSIMGYGPVPATQKALKRAGLSIEDMDVIELNEAFAAQSLPCAKDLGLLEVMDEKVNLNGGAIALGHPLGCSGSRISTTLINLMESKDAKYGLATMCIGLGQGIATVFERP
- a CDS encoding TrkH family potassium uptake protein; protein product: MQFRSIIRIVGLLLALFSVSMLAPALVALIYRDGAGVPFVTTFFVLLICGAICWWPNRRHKHELKARDGFLIVVLFWTVIGSAGSIPFLLSDNPNVSVTDAFFESFSALTTTGATVIVGLDELPKALLFYRQFLQWFGGMGIIVLAVAILPVLGIGGMQLYRAEIPGPVKDSKMTPRIAETAKALWYIYLSLTIACALAFWLAGMTPFDAIGHSFSTIAIGGFSTHDASMGYFDSYAINMITVVFLLISACNYSLHFAAFASGGVHPKYYWKDPEFRAFIFIQALLFVVCFLILLNHHSYNSVYDAFDQALFQTVSISTTAGFTTTGFSEWPLFLPVLLLFSSFIGGCAGSTGGGMKVIRILLLTLQGARELKRLVHPRAVYTIKVGGTALSQRVVDAVWGFFSAYALVFVVCMLGLIATGMDELSAFSAVAATLNNLGPGLGEVALHFGDVNDKAKWVLIVSMLFGRLEIFTLLILLTPTFWRS
- the fadB gene encoding fatty acid oxidation complex subunit alpha FadB; protein product: MIYQAETLQVKELHDGIAELSFCSPNSVNKLDLATLESLDKALDALNAHQGLKGLLLTSDKDAFIVGADITEFLSLFAKEEAELDKWLQFANSIFNKLEDLPVPTLSVLKGHTLGGGCECVLATDMRIGDKTTSIGLPETKLGIMPGFGGCVRLPRVIGADSAMEIITQGKACRADEALKIGLLDAVVDSESLYESALATLTQAINEKLDWQQRRKQKTSPLTLSKLEAMMSFTMAKGLVAQKAGPHYPAPMKAVIAIEEGSRFARNEALDIERKYFIKLAKSEEAKALVGLFLNDQYIKGIAKKAAKNANKQTERAAVLGAGIMGGGIAYQSALKGVPVMMKDIAQASLDLGMTEASKLLNKRLSRGRIDGFKMAGILASITPSLHYAGIENSDVIVEAVVENPKVKAAVLSEVEQQVSEDTVITSNTSTIPINLLAKSLKRPENFCGMHFFNPVHRMPLVEIIRGEKTSDETINRVVAYAAKMGKSPIVVNDCPGFFVNRVLFPYFGGFSMLLRDGADFTKVDKVMERQFGWPMGPAYLLDVVGIDTAHHAQAVMAQGFPERMGKSDRDAIDALFDANKYGQKNGSGFYSYSVDKRGKPKKAFTDEILPILSEVCSQTQEFDDQTIIQRMMIPMINEVVLCLQENIIASPQEADMALVYGLGFPPFRGGVFRYLDSVGIAEYIAMAEQYQTLGAMYQVPQMLIDMAAKGETFYGTQQQGSI
- a CDS encoding YigZ family protein; its protein translation is MNDLPYLIPAQLALFEEEIKKSVFITQLAHTPSVEAAKAFVEQVKAQHSGARHNCWGFVAGRPEDSMKWGFSDDGEPSGTAGKPILAQLSGSGVGEISAVVTRYSGGIKLGTGGLVKAYGGGVQQALKLLQTIEKKITTKLLVELDYGFMTIVQALLPQFSAQEVETDYSEQVKMVVEIELRYVSDFTQTIINKSGAKALVTSLDGK
- the hemG gene encoding menaquinone-dependent protoporphyrinogen IX dehydrogenase; protein product: MTKALFLYSSREGQTKKILRYIEQELSQFDVETLDLHSAENINFELYDKVLIGASIRYGHLNKRLYQFIEQYRQELESSKVAFFCVNLTARKEDQGKDTPEGSAYIRKFLIKSPWKPELIGVFAGALYYPRYNWFDKMMIKFIMNMTGGETDTSKEVEYTNWEKVTLFAQKFSNL